A portion of the Anthonomus grandis grandis chromosome 7, icAntGran1.3, whole genome shotgun sequence genome contains these proteins:
- the LOC126738454 gene encoding uncharacterized protein LOC126738454 isoform X1 translates to MGMDQFVTTYRKDYLWPYVKTLGLRPHPEHLFQPQYRDAHRPDLIPCECHNIGDHNVHQNHQRNLLGPQAYEEEAWSRLGPMGPLLDPKIYPAKVSSAPQTQVGRFNQPNVFLAKIQEKYPFIYECLRTAPPDDLLARINRDRLRSTYQVDFCKMNEYPSAPYEELLRAAGVDGHQPCPEPVTLPGDFCKIYTKSRITSNGSGGGHGGASKGSSQPCGGIFKAKEAVYCVGSCKGPLSSMTAGASEYQDAISRLGQLIIRDRIHDPTVKRSIFTSNIKT, encoded by the exons ATGGGTATGGACCAATTTGTCACTACTTACAGAAAAGACTATCTGTGGCCATATGTAAAAACCTTAGGGCTCAG acCACATCCAGAACATCTGTTTCAACCCCAATACAGAGATGCTCATAGACCAGACCTAATACCATGCGAATGTCACAACATAGGTGATCACAATGTACACCAAAACCATCAAAGAAACTTGCTAGGGCCTCAGGCTTATGAAGAAGAAGCATGGAGTAGATTGGGTCCTATGGGACCTCTTTTGGATCCAAAAATTTACCCTGCAAAAGTGTCCTCGGCGCCTCAAACTCAAGTGGGGCGCTTTAATCAACCCAATGTGTTTTTGGCTAAA ATTCAAGAAAAGTATCCTTTTATTTACGAATGCCTAAGGACTGCCCCACCAGATGATCTGCTGGCAAGAATCAACAGGGATAGGTTGAGAAGTACATATCAagttgatttttgtaaaatga atgaGTATCCATCTGCCCCCTACGAAGAACTTCTTAGGGCAGCAGGCGTAGATGGTCATCAACCCTGTCCTGAACCTGTAACACTTCCAGgagatttttgcaaaatctaCACCAAATCGAGAATAACTTCTAACGGAAGTGGTGGAGGCCACGGTGGCGCAAGTAAAGGGAGCAGTCAACCTTGTGGAGGAATCTTTAAAGCTAAGGAAGCTGTATATTGTG tgGGAAGCTGCAAGGGACCTCTCTCTTCCATGACAGCAGGAGCCTCAGAATATCAAGACGCGATTTCGAGATTGGGACAGCTCATAATCAGAGATCGAATTCATGATCCGACAGTCAAAAGAAGCATTTTTACAAGCAATATAAAGACATAG